Proteins from one Romboutsia sp. CE17 genomic window:
- the cas3 gene encoding CRISPR-associated helicase Cas3', translated as MIYAKSSPVETLREHTDALIEQLKLLKNQYGENINSLDYINEDEFWKLLDIIVEFHDVGKAFSPFQKLIRDNMDVKLDEPEVITHLENNVNHNYISPAFIKYKDLGIKDKDLRAVLNQAIVYHHERDIFIDEDFKNLVQKVLDEDLINKVDEIKEDFNIKYPIKTKKLSSSYLDTVEKRVNNKHPHYKLYIMLKGLLHKLDHSASAHELIEVDYDKHIGKYTEEFILNQYNGLRDVQKFAKENTDKNVMLIASTGMGKTETALIWINEDKSFFTLPLRVSINALFDRVSGIKDNSGDEYKYAGLLHSTSIDYLEENNYEDSKQITDLSKLMSKKLTFSTIDQIFKFPFMYKGYEKIYATLAYSKVVIDEIQAYSPEIAAVLIKGLEMIYKIGGKFMIMTATMPTIYRDEMKERGLCDENLATAIFNTDKIRHNIVLKDESINNNLESITREGLNKKVLIIVNTVKSAIEKYEKIEEIIANNNLDIDLNLLHSMYIQEDRSKLEKAIKDFAGSDKHGIWITTQLVEASLDIDFDILHTEISTLDSLFQRFGRCNRAGKKEIDNPNVFIYTEEAQGIGTIYDEEIVNKGIDLLKEYINDDISLKIKEDDKVKMVEILYSKENLKNTEFYKKFKKALEILDTMPPYSVSSNDAQKILRNIDAYTVIPREIYDRIEDTLIEDYRSLGEKLSIAYNNKDKKMITILKDKRRSIRQAITKKTVSVSAYKVRDKSLVTDINIKGLDDLKILEYQYNMDEETLKGKGVLIGEELSQFI; from the coding sequence ATGATTTACGCAAAGTCAAGTCCAGTAGAAACTTTAAGAGAACACACAGACGCTCTTATTGAACAACTTAAATTATTAAAAAATCAATATGGAGAAAATATAAATAGTTTAGATTATATAAATGAAGACGAGTTTTGGAAACTGTTAGATATAATTGTAGAGTTTCATGATGTAGGTAAGGCGTTTTCACCATTTCAAAAGTTGATAAGAGATAATATGGATGTGAAACTAGATGAGCCAGAAGTTATAACTCATTTAGAAAATAACGTAAATCATAATTATATTTCTCCTGCTTTTATAAAGTATAAGGATTTAGGAATAAAAGATAAAGATTTAAGAGCTGTATTAAATCAAGCTATTGTATATCATCATGAAAGAGATATATTTATAGATGAAGATTTTAAAAATCTAGTACAGAAAGTATTAGATGAAGATTTAATAAATAAAGTAGATGAAATTAAAGAAGACTTTAATATTAAGTATCCTATAAAAACTAAAAAACTAAGTAGTTCATACTTGGATACAGTAGAAAAAAGAGTAAACAATAAACATCCACATTATAAGCTATACATAATGTTAAAAGGATTACTACATAAATTAGATCATAGTGCATCAGCTCATGAATTGATAGAAGTGGACTACGATAAACACATTGGAAAATATACAGAAGAATTTATATTAAATCAGTACAATGGATTAAGAGATGTTCAAAAATTTGCAAAAGAAAATACTGATAAAAATGTTATGCTAATAGCATCTACAGGTATGGGAAAAACAGAAACTGCATTGATATGGATAAATGAAGATAAATCATTTTTTACACTACCTCTTAGAGTTAGTATAAATGCTTTATTCGATAGAGTATCAGGAATAAAAGATAATAGTGGTGATGAATATAAGTATGCAGGTCTACTACACTCAACAAGTATAGACTATCTAGAGGAAAATAACTATGAAGATTCAAAACAAATAACAGATTTATCAAAACTTATGTCTAAAAAGCTTACATTTTCTACAATAGATCAAATATTCAAGTTTCCATTTATGTATAAAGGTTATGAAAAAATATATGCAACCTTAGCATATTCAAAAGTAGTAATAGATGAAATTCAAGCATACTCACCAGAAATAGCAGCAGTTCTTATAAAAGGGCTTGAAATGATTTATAAAATAGGTGGAAAATTTATGATAATGACAGCTACTATGCCTACTATATATAGAGATGAAATGAAAGAAAGAGGTTTGTGTGATGAGAATTTAGCAACTGCTATATTTAACACAGATAAAATAAGACATAACATAGTGCTTAAAGATGAATCTATAAATAATAATCTTGAGTCAATAACTAGAGAAGGACTTAATAAAAAGGTACTTATAATAGTAAATACAGTTAAAAGTGCAATTGAAAAATATGAAAAAATAGAAGAAATAATAGCAAATAATAACTTAGATATAGATTTAAATTTACTACATTCTATGTATATACAAGAAGATAGAAGTAAGCTTGAAAAAGCTATAAAAGATTTTGCAGGAAGTGATAAACATGGTATTTGGATTACTACTCAATTAGTAGAGGCATCACTTGATATAGATTTTGATATATTACATACAGAAATATCAACTCTAGATAGTTTGTTCCAAAGATTTGGTAGATGTAATAGAGCAGGAAAAAAAGAAATAGATAATCCTAATGTATTTATATATACAGAAGAAGCTCAAGGCATAGGAACTATATATGATGAAGAAATAGTCAATAAAGGTATAGACTTATTAAAAGAGTATATAAATGATGATATATCATTAAAAATAAAAGAAGATGATAAAGTAAAAATGGTAGAAATACTATATTCAAAAGAAAATCTAAAAAATACAGAGTTTTATAAAAAGTTTAAAAAGGCTCTAGAAATATTAGATACAATGCCTCCATATAGTGTGAGTTCAAATGATGCTCAAAAAATATTGAGAAACATTGATGCATATACAGTTATACCTAGAGAAATATACGATAGAATAGAAGATACATTAATAGAAGATTACAGATCACTTGGTGAAAAATTAAGTATAGCGTATAACAATAAAGATAAAAAAATGATAACTATATTAAAGGATAAAAGAAGAAGTATAAGACAAGCAATTACAAAGAAGACGGTAAGTGTATCAGCATATAAAGTTAGAGATAAGAGTCTTGTTACAGATATTAATATAAAAGGGCTAGATGATTTGAAAATACTAGAGTATCAATATAATATGGATGAGGAAACTTTAAAAGGAAAGGGTGTACTCATAGGAGAAGAACTATCTCAATTTATATAA
- the cas4 gene encoding CRISPR-associated protein Cas4, translating into MSIDLEDLKVQGVKINYYYVCKRKLWLFSKGITMEQNSSRVEIGKTVHENSYKKVKNKEMLIDDILKLDIIQGDYVREVKISSKMQEADEMQLYYYLYYLKKVLGIEKKGTINYVKEKKQEELILTKEIEEKIENTLIDIKKLSKELSPPKLVKLPYCTKCAYYEFCFAKEEI; encoded by the coding sequence ATGTCCATAGATTTAGAAGACTTAAAAGTACAAGGGGTAAAAATAAACTATTACTATGTCTGTAAAAGAAAACTATGGTTATTTTCAAAAGGGATAACTATGGAGCAAAACAGTAGTAGAGTGGAAATTGGAAAAACAGTACATGAAAACTCATATAAAAAAGTAAAGAATAAAGAAATGTTAATAGATGATATATTAAAACTAGATATTATTCAGGGTGATTATGTAAGAGAAGTTAAAATAAGCTCAAAAATGCAAGAAGCTGATGAAATGCAACTTTACTATTATTTATACTACTTGAAAAAAGTATTAGGTATAGAGAAAAAAGGTACTATCAATTATGTAAAAGAAAAGAAGCAGGAAGAATTAATTTTAACTAAAGAAATAGAAGAAAAAATAGAAAATACATTAATTGATATTAAAAAGTTATCTAAAGAATTATCTCCTCCTAAACTAGTAAAATTACCATATTGCACTAAATGTGCATATTATGAGTTTTGTTTTGCTAAGGAGGAAATATAA